The Serpentinimonas maccroryi genome has a segment encoding these proteins:
- a CDS encoding NAD-dependent epimerase/dehydratase family protein produces MFDASAHILVTGGTGFFGLALLRHWQIWAHGVPQVTVLSRNPQRFKACHPELAALVEWVEGDVLDAATLPWKRAFTHVLHAATDSTHGGRLSPAQRYIQIVQGTQNALELAVGTGATRFLLTSSGGVYGAPPVGMGQIPENYLGMPDPLNPNNAYSVAKRCAEHLCALCHEQHGLTTVIARCFAFVGPDLPRDVHFSIGNFLRDALHAPEITVQGDGTPVRSYMDQRDLAQWISVLLAHGRALEAYNVGSDQAIAIKDLAFMVRDLLAPEKPVRIVANPAAQSARNWYVPAIDKARGEFGLQLSYTLPESIVYAVQHGTQ; encoded by the coding sequence ATGTTTGATGCGAGCGCGCACATCCTGGTCACCGGGGGTACGGGTTTTTTTGGCTTGGCGCTGTTGCGCCATTGGCAGATCTGGGCGCATGGGGTGCCGCAGGTGACGGTTTTGAGCCGCAACCCGCAGCGCTTCAAGGCCTGCCACCCAGAGTTGGCGGCCTTGGTCGAGTGGGTCGAGGGCGATGTGCTCGACGCCGCCACGCTGCCCTGGAAGCGTGCGTTTACCCATGTGTTGCACGCCGCCACCGATTCCACTCATGGGGGCCGCCTGAGCCCGGCGCAGCGCTACATCCAAATCGTGCAGGGCACCCAAAATGCGCTGGAACTTGCCGTTGGCACCGGCGCAACCAGGTTCTTGCTCACCAGTTCAGGCGGGGTTTATGGTGCGCCGCCAGTGGGTATGGGCCAAATCCCCGAAAACTATCTGGGCATGCCCGATCCACTGAACCCAAACAATGCCTACAGTGTGGCCAAACGCTGTGCCGAACACCTGTGCGCCCTGTGCCATGAGCAGCACGGCCTGACCACCGTGATTGCCCGCTGCTTTGCCTTTGTCGGCCCCGATTTGCCCCGGGATGTTCATTTTTCCATCGGCAATTTTTTGCGCGATGCCTTACACGCCCCGGAGATCACCGTCCAGGGTGATGGCACGCCCGTGCGCTCGTACATGGATCAGCGCGATCTGGCCCAATGGATCTCGGTTTTGTTGGCCCACGGGCGCGCGCTCGAGGCTTACAACGTGGGCTCAGACCAGGCCATTGCCATCAAAGACCTCGCGTTTATGGTGCGCGACTTGCTGGCGCCAGAAAAACCGGTGCGCATTGTCGCCAACCCGGCGGCACAGAGTGCACGCAATTGGTATGTGCCTGCAATCGACAAAGCCCGTGGCGAGTTCGGGCTCCAGCTGTCTTATACCCTGCCCGAATCTATCGTGTACGCCGTGCAGCACGGCACCCAATAA
- the rfbH gene encoding lipopolysaccharide biosynthesis protein RfbH, translated as MHPSSTIALSPAPGVHPEADALRSQIDALVQQYAELTLAPKPFVPGQTAIPPSGKLLDASELQLMVQASLDGWLTTGRFNAEFERQLAAFIGVKHLITVNSGSSANLVAFNTLTSPKLGQRAIRKGDEVITVAAGFPTTVNPIIQFGALPVFVDVDALTHNIDADLIEAAIGPRTKAIMLAHSLGNPFNLDVVTALCKKHHLWLVEDCCDALGSTYRGQMVGTFGDIATLSFYPAHHITMGEGGAVFTNHSELKTIAESMRDWGRDCYCPPGRDNTCGQRFCWKLGTLPHGYDHKYTYSHLGYNLKITDMQAACGLAQLAKAPDFIAARKRNFAFLQQRLAHCTEFLQLPQASAHADPSWFGFPITLREACPVSRLDLLGYLEQQKVGTRLLFAGNLTRQPYMQGLPYRISGALTQTDRVMNQTFWIGVQPALTPEMLEYAARQIETYLGLDF; from the coding sequence ATGCACCCGAGCTCAACCATTGCCCTCAGCCCAGCCCCCGGCGTTCACCCCGAAGCCGACGCCCTGCGCAGCCAGATCGACGCCCTAGTGCAGCAATACGCCGAACTGACTCTGGCACCTAAACCTTTCGTTCCCGGCCAAACCGCCATTCCCCCCTCAGGCAAGCTGCTCGACGCCAGCGAGCTGCAGCTCATGGTGCAGGCCAGCCTAGACGGCTGGCTCACCACCGGGCGCTTCAACGCCGAGTTCGAGCGCCAGCTGGCCGCCTTCATCGGCGTCAAGCACCTGATCACCGTTAATTCCGGCTCGTCGGCCAATCTGGTGGCCTTCAACACCCTGACCTCGCCCAAGCTGGGCCAGCGCGCCATCCGCAAAGGCGATGAAGTCATCACCGTGGCCGCCGGTTTCCCGACCACCGTCAACCCCATCATCCAGTTTGGCGCGCTGCCGGTGTTCGTCGATGTCGATGCGCTGACGCACAACATCGACGCCGACCTGATCGAAGCCGCCATCGGCCCGCGCACCAAAGCCATCATGCTGGCGCACAGCCTAGGCAACCCGTTCAACCTCGACGTGGTCACCGCCCTGTGCAAAAAGCACCACCTGTGGCTGGTAGAAGACTGCTGCGACGCCCTAGGCAGCACCTACCGCGGCCAGATGGTGGGCACCTTTGGCGACATCGCCACCCTGAGCTTTTACCCCGCGCACCATATCACCATGGGCGAAGGCGGGGCGGTGTTCACCAACCACAGCGAGCTCAAAACCATCGCCGAGAGCATGCGCGACTGGGGCCGCGACTGCTACTGCCCGCCCGGGCGCGACAACACCTGCGGCCAGCGCTTTTGCTGGAAACTGGGCACCCTGCCCCACGGCTACGACCACAAATACACATACAGCCATCTGGGCTACAACCTCAAAATCACCGACATGCAAGCCGCCTGCGGGCTGGCGCAGTTGGCCAAAGCACCCGACTTCATCGCCGCACGCAAGCGCAACTTCGCCTTCCTCCAGCAGCGCTTGGCTCACTGCACCGAGTTTTTGCAGCTGCCTCAAGCCAGCGCCCATGCCGACCCGTCGTGGTTTGGCTTTCCCATCACCTTGCGCGAAGCCTGCCCAGTGTCGCGGCTCGACTTGCTGGGCTACCTCGAGCAACAAAAAGTCGGCACGCGGCTGCTGTTTGCCGGCAACCTCACGCGCCAGCCCTACATGCAGGGCCTGCCCTACCGCATCAGCGGCGCGCTCACCCAGACCGACCGCGTCATGAACCAAACCTTCTGGATCGGCGTGCAGCCCGCGCTCACGCCCGAGATGCTCGAATACGCTGCGCGCCAGATCGAGACCTATCTGGGCCTAGACTTCTGA
- the rfbF gene encoding glucose-1-phosphate cytidylyltransferase: protein MKAVILAGGLGTRISEETTLRPKPMIEVGGKPLLWHILKIYAHHGINDFIICCGYKGFVIKEYFANYFLHMSDVTFDMSNNRMEVHQRHAEPWRVTLIDTGLETMTGGRLKRIAPYLNANETFCMTYGDGLADVDVAALLRFHHAHGLQATLTATLPPGRFGALEVSGARVQSFREKPQGDGALINGGFFVLEPSVIELIDDDHTLWERKPLETLAQRGQLAAYSHTGFWQPMDTLRDKTLLEKLWQSGQAPWKVWP, encoded by the coding sequence ATGAAAGCCGTCATCTTGGCCGGCGGCTTGGGCACGCGCATCAGCGAAGAAACCACGCTGCGCCCCAAGCCCATGATCGAAGTGGGCGGCAAGCCGCTGCTGTGGCACATCTTGAAAATCTACGCCCACCACGGCATCAACGATTTCATCATCTGCTGCGGCTACAAAGGTTTTGTGATCAAGGAGTACTTTGCCAACTACTTCTTGCACATGTCGGACGTCACCTTCGACATGAGCAACAACCGCATGGAGGTGCACCAGCGCCACGCCGAGCCCTGGCGCGTAACGCTGATCGACACCGGGCTCGAGACCATGACCGGCGGCCGCCTCAAGCGCATTGCGCCCTACCTGAACGCCAACGAAACCTTCTGCATGACCTACGGCGACGGCTTGGCCGACGTCGATGTGGCGGCTTTGTTGCGTTTTCACCATGCGCACGGGCTGCAAGCCACCCTCACCGCCACCTTGCCACCTGGGCGCTTTGGCGCGCTCGAGGTGAGCGGCGCGCGCGTGCAATCGTTTCGCGAAAAACCCCAAGGCGACGGCGCCCTGATCAACGGTGGTTTTTTCGTGCTCGAGCCCAGCGTGATCGAACTGATCGACGACGACCACACCCTGTGGGAGCGCAAGCCGCTCGAGACCTTGGCGCAGCGCGGCCAACTCGCCGCCTACTCCCACACCGGTTTCTGGCAGCCCATGGATACGCTGCGCGACAAAACCCTGCTCGAAAAACTCTGGCAAAGCGGCCAAGCGCCCTGGAAGGTCTGGCCGTGA
- the rfbG gene encoding CDP-glucose 4,6-dehydratase, with the protein MNPVFWRGKRVFLTGHTGFKGSWLALWLHSMGAAVKGYALAPPTTPALFQVAEIGAEIESEIGDIRDLATLAASMSAFKPEVLIHMAAQPLVRLSYCEPVETYATNVMGTVHVLEAARQCPHLRAIVNVTTDKCYENREWPWGYREHEALGGSDPYSSSKGCSELLSAAYRRSFFCAPHAAALATARSGNVVGGGDWAAERLVPDILRAFERQQAVVLRNPHATRPWQHVLEPLSGYLTLAERLCAEGHACAESWNFGPRDDDTQPVQWIVERMATAWGHGAQWQSDAGTHPHEAQCLKLDISKAKARLGWQPHWPLAVALQKTVEWHQAYLGGADMRAYTLQQIQTYQQAHCAPATRPP; encoded by the coding sequence GTGAACCCGGTTTTTTGGCGCGGCAAACGGGTTTTTCTGACCGGGCACACCGGCTTCAAAGGCAGTTGGTTGGCGCTGTGGCTGCACAGCATGGGGGCGGCAGTGAAGGGCTACGCGCTGGCTCCGCCCACCACCCCTGCGCTGTTTCAGGTGGCTGAAATAGGCGCCGAAATCGAATCCGAAATCGGTGACATCCGCGACCTAGCCACCCTAGCAGCCAGCATGTCGGCTTTCAAGCCCGAGGTGCTCATCCACATGGCGGCCCAGCCCTTGGTGCGCTTATCGTATTGCGAGCCCGTAGAAACCTATGCCACCAACGTCATGGGCACGGTGCACGTGCTCGAAGCCGCTCGCCAGTGCCCGCATTTGCGCGCCATCGTCAACGTCACCACCGACAAATGCTACGAAAACCGCGAGTGGCCGTGGGGCTACCGCGAACACGAAGCCCTAGGCGGCAGCGACCCCTACAGCAGCAGCAAAGGCTGCAGCGAGCTGCTGAGTGCCGCCTATCGTCGATCCTTTTTCTGCGCCCCCCACGCCGCCGCATTGGCCACTGCGCGCTCGGGCAACGTCGTGGGTGGCGGCGACTGGGCAGCAGAGCGCCTCGTCCCCGACATCCTGCGTGCCTTCGAGCGCCAGCAAGCTGTGGTGCTGCGCAACCCGCACGCCACCCGGCCTTGGCAGCACGTGCTCGAGCCCCTGAGTGGTTACCTCACCCTGGCCGAGCGCCTGTGCGCCGAGGGCCACGCGTGCGCCGAAAGCTGGAACTTTGGACCCAGAGACGACGACACACAACCCGTGCAATGGATCGTGGAGCGCATGGCCACCGCTTGGGGCCACGGCGCCCAGTGGCAGTCTGACGCCGGCACGCACCCGCACGAGGCGCAGTGCCTCAAGCTCGACATCTCCAAGGCCAAGGCCCGGCTGGGCTGGCAGCCGCACTGGCCATTGGCAGTGGCCTTGCAAAAAACCGTCGAATGGCACCAAGCCTATTTGGGCGGGGCTGATATGCGCGCCTACACCCTGCAACAAATTCAAACCTACCAGCAGGCCCACTGCGCCCCGGCTACGCGCCCGCCTTAA
- a CDS encoding IS3 family transposase (programmed frameshift) — MARYGQAFKNRVVARLLPPESAPLAALAQEFGVSADTLERWRSAALAQPAQQRSWTAAARLEAVISTAALDEAARSAWCRQHGLYPHDLAQWHSSAAQALASPEEARASPQQTKEDRRRIKELERELRRKDKALAETAALLVLSKKGRGDLPQGRGRMIGLEDRRSLAQDIQAAHAAGARLHKACEVAGIDVRTLQRWRAGAGLQRGDGRPQAVRPTPGHALSPVEREQILRVANQPRFADMPPARIVPALADEGVYLASESSFQRVLRAHGQTQHRGRAKAPRASRAPTTHVATAPRQLWCWDMSYLPAQVTGRWFYLYLILDVYSRKIVGFEVHERDDSVHATQLVKRTALAEGIHALDNKPVLHGDNGATLKATTVLAMLHWLGVKPSYSRPRVSDDNAFVESLFRTAKYRPQYPEKGFADLQAARQWASDFVHWYNHEHRHSGIRYVTPAQRHAGLDQEILQARHALYAQAREDNPRRWSGPTRDWSLIKTVTLNPERTEVQNAALTRSITQPMAA, encoded by the exons GTGGCTCGATACGGACAAGCATTCAAAAACCGCGTGGTAGCCCGGCTGCTGCCACCAGAGAGCGCCCCACTGGCGGCGCTGGCACAAGAGTTTGGCGTGAGCGCCGACACCCTAGAGCGCTGGCGCAGCGCCGCTTTGGCCCAGCCCGCGCAGCAGCGCAGTTGGACGGCGGCGGCGCGCCTCGAAGCGGTGATCAGCACAGCGGCGCTGGACGAGGCAGCGCGCAGCGCCTGGTGCCGCCAGCACGGCCTGTACCCGCACGATCTGGCGCAGTGGCACAGCAGCGCTGCGCAGGCCCTGGCCAGCCCCGAGGAGGCCCGCGCCAGCCCGCAGCAGACCAAGGAAGACCGGCGGCGCATCAAAGAGCTCGAACGCGAGCTGCGCCGCAAGGACAAGGCCCTGGCCGAGACGGCAGCGCTGCTGGTGCTGTCAAAAAAAG GTCGAGGCGATCTTCCACAAGGGCGCGGCCGAATGATCGGCCTCGAAGATCGCCGCAGTTTGGCCCAAGACATCCAAGCGGCTCACGCAGCCGGTGCACGGCTGCACAAGGCCTGCGAGGTTGCCGGCATTGACGTGCGCACCCTGCAGCGCTGGCGCGCCGGTGCGGGCTTGCAACGCGGCGACGGCCGCCCACAGGCCGTGCGGCCTACGCCCGGGCATGCCTTGAGCCCCGTCGAGCGTGAGCAGATCCTGCGTGTGGCCAACCAGCCGCGCTTTGCCGACATGCCCCCGGCGCGCATTGTGCCGGCCTTGGCCGACGAGGGCGTGTATCTGGCCAGCGAATCCAGCTTTCAGCGCGTGCTGCGCGCGCATGGTCAGACGCAGCACCGCGGGCGCGCCAAGGCGCCGCGCGCCAGCCGCGCGCCAACCACCCACGTGGCCACGGCGCCGCGCCAACTGTGGTGCTGGGACATGAGCTACCTGCCGGCGCAGGTCACTGGGCGTTGGTTCTATCTGTACCTGATTCTGGACGTCTACAGCCGCAAGATCGTGGGCTTTGAAGTCCATGAGCGCGACGACTCCGTGCACGCCACGCAGTTGGTCAAGCGCACGGCGCTGGCCGAGGGCATCCACGCCTTGGACAACAAGCCCGTGCTGCACGGCGACAACGGCGCCACGCTCAAGGCCACCACCGTGCTGGCGATGCTGCACTGGCTGGGCGTCAAGCCCTCGTACTCGCGGCCCCGCGTCAGCGACGACAACGCCTTTGTGGAGAGCCTGTTTCGCACGGCCAAGTACAGGCCGCAGTATCCTGAAAAAGGGTTTGCCGACTTGCAGGCTGCGCGCCAGTGGGCGAGCGATTTCGTGCATTGGTACAACCATGAGCACCGCCACAGTGGCATCCGCTACGTCACGCCGGCGCAGCGCCATGCCGGACTGGACCAAGAGATTCTGCAAGCACGCCACGCCCTCTACGCCCAAGCCCGCGAAGACAACCCGCGGCGCTGGTCTGGCCCCACGCGCGACTGGTCACTCATCAAAACCGTCACCCTCAACCCTGAACGAACGGAGGTGCAAAACGCTGCCCTGACGCGCAGCATTACGCAGCCAATGGCTGCTTGA